A DNA window from Sphingopyxis macrogoltabida contains the following coding sequences:
- a CDS encoding helix-turn-helix domain-containing protein, whose amino-acid sequence MITSQQMRAARALLGIDQRELAELAGLSLPTIQRMEASNGQVRGVVDTLVKVITALESAGIELLGEYSSSVGSGRGVRLREPADADLKAPGRALLSAKFPSRPAIR is encoded by the coding sequence ATGATCACATCGCAGCAGATGCGCGCGGCGCGCGCGCTCCTCGGGATCGACCAGCGCGAACTTGCCGAACTCGCGGGTCTCTCGCTTCCGACGATCCAGCGCATGGAGGCGTCGAACGGCCAGGTCCGTGGTGTCGTCGATACGCTGGTGAAGGTGATTACGGCGCTGGAAAGCGCCGGCATCGAACTGCTCGGCGAATATTCGTCGAGTGTCGGATCCGGGCGCGGCGTGCGGCTTCGCGAGCCCGCCGACGCCGATCTCAAGGCGCCCGGCCGCGCGCTTCTGTCCGCTAAATTTCCGAGTCGGCCCGCAATCCGGTGA
- a CDS encoding DUF983 domain-containing protein yields the protein MPDFMQTPLDRSYRADNARKLPISANHGNPKTESAELPASAWKAMLRGARGRCPRCNEAKLFHRFLKPFPFCSACAQDWTHQQADDFPAYIAILLTGHIMAPIIIALVQDTKLSLIALAAIIVTAMLVLMIGFLQPAKGAIIALQWWFGMHGFTRERRAPENTGRDK from the coding sequence ATGCCCGATTTCATGCAAACGCCTCTGGATCGCTCTTATCGTGCGGACAACGCCCGAAAATTACCGATCTCCGCCAATCACGGGAATCCTAAGACGGAAAGCGCGGAGCTTCCTGCCTCGGCCTGGAAAGCGATGCTCCGCGGCGCGCGCGGTCGCTGTCCCCGCTGCAACGAAGCGAAGCTATTTCATCGCTTTCTCAAACCCTTCCCTTTTTGCTCCGCGTGCGCGCAAGACTGGACGCATCAGCAAGCCGACGATTTCCCGGCCTATATCGCGATCCTCCTGACGGGGCATATTATGGCGCCGATCATCATTGCACTCGTTCAGGACACGAAGCTGTCGCTCATCGCATTGGCCGCGATAATCGTGACCGCCATGCTCGTTTTGATGATCGGGTTCCTTCAACCCGCCAAGGGCGCGATAATCGCATTACAGTGGTGGTTCGGCATGCACGGATTCACCAGAGAACGACGCGCTCCGGAAAATACCGGTCGCGACAAATGA